The DNA segment CGAGACTTGCTTGGTCTTGACGAGGAAACCATTCTGCTTGAATGTGTCTTCCAACTTCTGCTTGATCAGTGACCTCTGGCTAGGTTTTCGAAGACCCCGTGGTGCTTCCGATGGTGAAGGGCTTGTTGATGCACCGTGGCCATTGCTGGTCCTCGGGTCTCGACAATTCTGCAGGACTGCCATCAATGCTGATCTACTGCCACTGCTTGAACAGTCTGTATAGGACTGTGGTTGAAGAGGGTGTGAAGGCCTGACACCAGCACCAGAAGCTGACGCTGGCGTCGAGTAGAGTGCATAGCCAAATGGCAACTGGGTCGTAGGCACCGCAGATGCAGACACCACAGACTGGTGACCAAGTGCAGCAAGTGGACTCGGCTGAGAAAAAGCACTGAGGAGTCTACGGTTTGGTGCAGTTGTGAGAGGTGCTTCCAATGCAACCTGGAGTGGAGACTTCTCGAAGCAGCCAGACACGGACGTCCTCGGGTCCTGGTAGGGAAAATGATAGTGCTCCGAGGGCACACTGGGAAGGTACGGTTGCGATGAACAGGCCGGTAAGCAACAGGGCACAAAAGGTGATGCACCACACACTGCAGGCGAGAAACAACAGCTGTTGCTGCTGCCAACTGTGGCACCAGCATCATCCTCCGTTGCGCGCGCTCTTGTCTTCATAGACAAGTCCAGAGGGTGCGACGCACTAGAAGCTTCATCGTTTTCCAAGAGGGACAGGTACTTTCGGTAAGGGACGACCCTGCGCGTCTGCGAGGGCTTTCTTCGGTGTCGCTTGGAGAGGCACTCGAAGAGAATCTCTGACTGCTTGACAGACGTGTCGGCACTCGCATCGACCGCGCAGATCGGCGACGCGGGCGCCGAGTCAGTCCTGCTTGGGACGTCCTCGGAGCAGCACGAGGATGATGCGAGCTCGTTGAAGAGCTCGCTGCTTCTGGGAGGAATAAAACTTCCGGGCGTCGCCCTAAGCGCTTCTTCGTCCACAAGCGCGGGCGGTGGAGCTGTGATGGCAGCGACTACGGGTCCCGCATGGTTAGTCAACTGGATTTGTTGCTGGGGCCGTGGGGATCCGTCCGTGCTCGGTCTTGACACATCCGCAGCCCTGTTGGTTGTGCTCGACGCGGGCGGTGGGCAAGTAGATGCAGGCTGCCGCCGCGTCACCTCCGCTCGCAATCTGGAAGCCAGCTGAGACGGCGGAGCCTTCTCGACTTCGGTCGAGGCGGCGGTATCATTCCCGGCTGAGTGCCTTGACTCCGCCGTCGCATGGAcgaaagaggaagacgacgatgacggcggCGGCGCATCCGACGAAGACACGGACCACTGGGACACCATGATCTGCTTGGTGCCGTGCTCCTCCTGGAGCTTGCACTCGGCGTGCACTTTCCAGACGTCGTCGTGCGAGCCATCGTCCTTCTCCGAGGTGATGCTCTCGGAAGGGATGAAGTTGTGGAACTTTAGGCACCGGCTGCCGCCACCGCGCCGGCCG comes from the Dermacentor silvarum isolate Dsil-2018 chromosome 9, BIME_Dsil_1.4, whole genome shotgun sequence genome and includes:
- the LOC119464109 gene encoding uncharacterized protein LOC119464109 isoform X2; this translates as MKPAFLCRQPAQQQQGQRATRSRSGRRGGGSRCLKFHNFIPSESITSEKDDGSHDDVWKVHAECKLQEEHGTKQIMVSQWSVSSSDAPPPSSSSSSFVHATAESRHSAGNDTAASTEVEKAPPSQLASRLRAEVTRRQPASTCPPPASSTTNRAADVSRPSTDGSPRPQQQIQLTNHAGPVVAAITAPPPALVDEEALRATPGSFIPPRSSELFNELASSSCCSEDVPSRTDSAPASPICAVDASADTSVKQSEILFECLSKRHRRKPSQTRRVVPYRKYLSLLENDEASSASHPLDLSMKTRARATEDDAGATVGSSNSCCFSPAVCGASPFVPCCLPACSSQPYLPSVPSEHYHFPYQDPRTSVSGCFEKSPLQVALEAPLTTAPNRRLLSAFSQPSPLAALGHQSVVSASAVPTTQLPFGYALYSTPASASGAGVRPSHPLQPQSYTDCSSSGSRSALMAVLQNCRDPRTSNGHGASTSPSPSEAPRGLRKPSQRSLIKQKLEDTFKQNGFLVKTKQVSDGDATFCKFRQLRKYTRYYLKSWHHHLPAEVHKLWKGFLPPKTLPGPGGTVDDVARDASHGSLSLPQ
- the LOC119464109 gene encoding uncharacterized protein LOC119464109 isoform X1 translates to MQSGFGSSSELEPEAKMTVLDSSCSTLTKEDQPACLTEGGATTRHAAGRPDKQRQGSGYFQQLFHAPNGNLFSVLSPLQQRGGRFCSMKPAFLCRQPAQQQQGQRATRSRSGRRGGGSRCLKFHNFIPSESITSEKDDGSHDDVWKVHAECKLQEEHGTKQIMVSQWSVSSSDAPPPSSSSSSFVHATAESRHSAGNDTAASTEVEKAPPSQLASRLRAEVTRRQPASTCPPPASSTTNRAADVSRPSTDGSPRPQQQIQLTNHAGPVVAAITAPPPALVDEEALRATPGSFIPPRSSELFNELASSSCCSEDVPSRTDSAPASPICAVDASADTSVKQSEILFECLSKRHRRKPSQTRRVVPYRKYLSLLENDEASSASHPLDLSMKTRARATEDDAGATVGSSNSCCFSPAVCGASPFVPCCLPACSSQPYLPSVPSEHYHFPYQDPRTSVSGCFEKSPLQVALEAPLTTAPNRRLLSAFSQPSPLAALGHQSVVSASAVPTTQLPFGYALYSTPASASGAGVRPSHPLQPQSYTDCSSSGSRSALMAVLQNCRDPRTSNGHGASTSPSPSEAPRGLRKPSQRSLIKQKLEDTFKQNGFLVKTKQVSDGDATFCKFRQLRKYTRYYLKSWHHHLPAEVHKLWKGFLPPKTLPGPGGTVDDVARDASHGSLSLPQ